From the genome of Thermococcus stetteri, one region includes:
- a CDS encoding aromatic amino acid transport family protein: MPVSDGVERKKVPTSRGRYYSMRIASQRRKKVILIQSLRRKKGTYGLRTSPIRVEKAHITKGEALAILVGTQIGAGVLGLPYAASKVGLIPALGVLIGVMFLMLWTAMIVLKFSAEMGGAQMSTTAQRVLGRAGGWLMYLSITLMSFGAVLAYIAGMGNVISSLFGVSDTVGAAVFWVLASVVVYKGLEASGKTELAMSFVMLFLFIAVTIMILPHAELEKGLYVDLSGLWSITGVAIFALGCHTVIPDVYKGLESYEETKKVVVWAFIIPTVIYAIFMATFLLVFGRDTPQMATQGLEILYGKLGWLIGNLIPLLAITTSYIGIALAQQSNNEEFVKLKRPVAWALTVIPPAIVYFAGVRNFADVLALAGDTGDMIAFIVLPILMWLAYRIKHRK, from the coding sequence TTGCCGGTTTCAGATGGTGTTGAGAGAAAGAAGGTCCCAACTTCACGCGGGCGGTACTATTCAATGAGGATAGCCTCACAGCGCAGGAAGAAAGTCATACTCATTCAGAGCCTCAGACGGAAAAAGGGAACCTACGGACTGAGGACAAGTCCAATAAGGGTTGAGAAAGCCCACATAACAAAGGGAGAAGCGCTGGCGATACTCGTTGGAACACAGATAGGGGCCGGGGTTCTTGGATTGCCCTACGCCGCCAGCAAGGTCGGCCTCATACCTGCCCTCGGAGTCCTAATCGGAGTCATGTTCCTGATGCTCTGGACGGCGATGATCGTCCTCAAGTTCTCCGCCGAGATGGGCGGGGCGCAGATGAGCACAACGGCCCAGAGGGTTCTCGGAAGGGCCGGCGGCTGGCTCATGTACCTCAGCATAACCCTGATGAGCTTCGGTGCAGTGCTGGCCTACATAGCGGGCATGGGGAACGTAATTTCTAGCCTGTTCGGAGTGAGCGATACGGTGGGAGCGGCGGTATTCTGGGTTCTGGCGTCAGTAGTGGTGTATAAAGGTCTCGAGGCGAGTGGAAAGACCGAGCTGGCCATGAGCTTCGTTATGCTGTTCCTCTTCATAGCGGTGACCATCATGATACTACCTCATGCCGAGCTTGAGAAGGGCCTCTACGTTGACCTTTCGGGCCTGTGGAGCATCACTGGTGTTGCAATCTTCGCTCTCGGCTGTCACACGGTCATTCCCGACGTTTACAAGGGACTGGAAAGCTATGAAGAGACCAAAAAGGTTGTAGTGTGGGCCTTCATAATCCCGACCGTCATCTACGCGATATTCATGGCGACCTTCCTGCTCGTCTTTGGAAGAGATACACCACAGATGGCTACCCAGGGACTAGAGATCCTCTACGGAAAGCTGGGATGGCTCATCGGAAACCTGATACCGCTCCTCGCCATAACGACCAGCTACATAGGCATCGCGCTGGCCCAGCAGAGCAACAACGAGGAGTTCGTTAAGCTCAAGAGACCCGTTGCGTGGGCTCTGACTGTAATACCCCCGGCCATCGTCTACTTCGCAGGTGTCAGGAACTTCGCCGACGTTCTTGCCCTCGCGGGGGACACGGGTGACATGATAGCCTTTATAGTGCTCCCAATCCTCATGTGGCTGGCCTACAGGATAAAACACAGGAAGTGA
- a CDS encoding molybdopterin-dependent oxidoreductase: protein MAFSVCMRDCYDTCSMISEFKGGKLTVRGNPEHPVTAGFLCPKGALLPRWFHSSERLKTPLISTGERGSGKFREASWEEAIELVAGKLKETIEKHGSESVLVYQYAGDRGVVNYAFPLRLFHYLNTAMLDHGICDRAGQEALKDVYGTAVGLDPEELKNQKLVVYWGVNPFWTNLHGFMLAKKHNLETWTVDVVRTETAKRSHRFFQLRPETDVLFALGVAKLIIENKLYDKGFVRENVHGFEEFRGYVEGIDINLVEEETGLSREEIEDFAFGFAEKKGVVHMGYGFQRALSGGEAVRAIALLPALVGHPFGFIYDMKTIDKSYAEGAFLRTKPAKRIPQMKLAEYIERGEIKFLYVYNSNPLASLPNQKRLRRALKESDVFVVTHDIFLTDTALYSDVVFPANTFFERLDVADSYYHRYVALNEPVAKLYGKSNSEVTRLLARALGIENPHLYESDEEVIRKILELNGLSWEELRRKGFVKVPEKPRKWETPSGRIEFYSQRAVQRGLSPFPEYRRREGGYPLKLLTPTYRMTITSQYHNTYGMIDPNLYMNPKDAEEREIEDGDEVEVFNDNGRIKTTVKLTEDVPRGVVLLYKAFWVRLLGWNANFLTTDETVQNYGNGSAYHSTWVEVKKAK from the coding sequence ATGGCGTTCTCAGTTTGCATGCGCGACTGCTACGACACATGCTCGATGATAAGCGAGTTCAAGGGAGGAAAGCTCACCGTCAGGGGAAACCCTGAGCACCCGGTAACGGCCGGCTTCCTCTGTCCCAAGGGGGCGCTCCTCCCAAGGTGGTTCCACTCATCCGAGCGATTAAAGACCCCACTAATAAGCACCGGCGAGAGGGGAAGCGGCAAGTTCAGGGAGGCGAGCTGGGAAGAGGCAATAGAGCTCGTGGCGGGCAAGCTTAAGGAGACGATAGAAAAGCACGGGAGCGAGAGCGTTCTCGTTTACCAGTACGCTGGCGACAGGGGAGTTGTAAACTACGCCTTTCCCCTGAGGCTCTTCCACTACCTCAACACGGCCATGCTCGACCACGGGATATGCGACCGGGCGGGGCAGGAGGCACTGAAGGACGTTTATGGAACCGCGGTAGGCCTCGACCCTGAAGAACTCAAAAACCAAAAGCTAGTTGTCTACTGGGGCGTCAACCCCTTCTGGACCAACCTTCACGGCTTCATGCTAGCTAAAAAGCACAACCTTGAGACCTGGACGGTTGATGTCGTGAGAACCGAAACCGCAAAGCGTTCCCACCGGTTCTTTCAGCTAAGGCCAGAGACGGATGTTCTCTTCGCCCTGGGAGTTGCCAAGCTAATAATCGAGAACAAACTGTATGATAAAGGCTTTGTGAGGGAAAACGTGCACGGCTTTGAGGAATTCAGGGGATACGTTGAGGGGATTGACATCAATCTCGTGGAGGAAGAGACCGGACTTTCGCGGGAGGAGATTGAGGACTTTGCCTTTGGCTTCGCCGAGAAAAAGGGTGTTGTACACATGGGCTACGGCTTCCAGCGCGCTCTGTCTGGTGGGGAAGCCGTGAGGGCAATAGCCCTTCTTCCCGCGCTCGTTGGACACCCCTTCGGCTTCATCTACGACATGAAAACCATAGACAAGAGCTATGCAGAGGGAGCGTTTCTCAGGACCAAACCCGCTAAACGGATTCCTCAGATGAAGCTGGCAGAGTACATCGAGAGGGGCGAGATAAAGTTCCTCTACGTCTACAACTCCAACCCGCTCGCGAGCCTGCCCAACCAGAAGAGGCTCAGGAGGGCCCTAAAGGAGAGCGACGTCTTCGTGGTCACCCACGACATCTTTCTGACCGATACGGCCCTCTACTCCGACGTTGTTTTCCCCGCAAACACTTTCTTCGAGAGGCTTGACGTAGCCGATTCCTACTACCACCGCTACGTCGCTTTAAACGAGCCGGTTGCGAAGCTTTACGGAAAGAGCAACAGCGAGGTGACGAGGCTCCTCGCGAGGGCGCTCGGCATCGAAAACCCCCACCTCTACGAGAGCGATGAAGAGGTGATAAGGAAAATCCTCGAACTCAACGGCCTGAGCTGGGAGGAGCTGAGGAGGAAAGGTTTCGTGAAAGTGCCCGAAAAGCCGAGGAAGTGGGAGACGCCAAGCGGGAGGATAGAGTTCTACTCCCAGAGGGCCGTCCAAAGGGGCCTCTCGCCCTTCCCGGAATATAGAAGGAGGGAGGGGGGTTATCCCCTAAAGCTTCTAACGCCCACTTACCGCATGACGATAACGAGCCAGTACCACAACACCTACGGGATGATTGACCCGAACCTCTACATGAATCCTAAGGACGCCGAGGAGAGGGAAATAGAGGACGGCGACGAGGTGGAGGTATTCAACGACAACGGGAGGATAAAAACCACCGTGAAGCTCACCGAGGACGTGCCAAGGGGTGTTGTCCTCCTCTACAAGGCCTTCTGGGTCAGGCTCCTCGGCTGGAACGCCAACTTCCTGACAACCGACGAGACCGTTCAGAACTACGGCAACGGCTCGGCGTATCACTCAACGTGGGTGGAGGTTAAAAAGGCGAAATAA
- a CDS encoding YiiX/YebB-like N1pC/P60 family cysteine hydrolase, producing the protein MRKVVGLVIAIFVMAVAFHPVSASGSKGESAYYHPYPYGIKPGDIVIGHNPISDLIIPGYWTHTGMIAYYDYNAGDWVVVEAWDDPSAVRLVYLSDFLKRYDTVAVLRVNTNDYIRQAAVNFALQQLGKPYDWGWYTKQVYGDSYYCSELVWASYMAASGGTVDLDANPGFTWRYLYGVAPQEIYDDDDTYVIYYDSA; encoded by the coding sequence ATGAGGAAAGTTGTTGGACTCGTAATAGCCATCTTCGTTATGGCCGTGGCCTTCCATCCCGTCAGTGCCAGCGGAAGCAAGGGCGAAAGCGCCTACTACCACCCCTACCCCTATGGCATCAAGCCTGGTGACATCGTTATAGGCCACAACCCGATCAGCGATCTTATTATTCCGGGCTACTGGACCCACACCGGAATGATAGCCTACTACGATTACAACGCTGGTGACTGGGTTGTCGTCGAGGCCTGGGACGACCCGAGCGCCGTCAGGCTCGTCTACCTCTCGGACTTCCTCAAGAGGTACGACACCGTCGCGGTGCTCCGCGTCAACACCAACGACTACATCAGGCAGGCCGCCGTTAACTTCGCCCTCCAGCAGCTTGGAAAGCCCTATGACTGGGGATGGTACACCAAACAGGTCTACGGTGACTCCTACTACTGCTCAGAGCTCGTCTGGGCTTCATACATGGCCGCCAGCGGTGGTACCGTTGACCTCGATGCCAACCCAGGGTTCACCTGGAGGTACCTCTACGGCGTTGCTCCCCAGGAGATCTACGACGACGATGACACCTACGTCATCTACTACGACTCCGCATGA
- a CDS encoding polysaccharide deacetylase family protein translates to MLVSLTFDVEQDCPPYLNTTLGVEKGLPRILDLLEEYRVKGTFFFTAKIARKYPSLVKRVVEEGHELGCHGYNHERLDKLSKEEAVRSIIKSMNVLREFDDIMSFRAPNLQLPSYLYSTLKENGILVDSSKARYKGYTKKISYINGVLEVPTSITSSLLRLPWRIQRPIHDYLNEPKVYFAHPWEFVSMKNVRFDCRFNTGNKALELLKRLIEYYKNQKAEFILMRDYPRIY, encoded by the coding sequence ATGCTAGTGTCTTTAACCTTTGATGTAGAACAAGACTGTCCACCTTATTTAAATACTACTTTAGGAGTAGAAAAGGGATTGCCAAGGATCCTTGACTTACTTGAAGAATACAGAGTCAAGGGAACTTTCTTTTTCACTGCCAAGATAGCCAGAAAGTATCCATCTCTTGTAAAGCGTGTGGTCGAGGAAGGCCACGAACTTGGGTGCCATGGGTATAATCATGAACGTCTTGACAAACTCTCAAAAGAGGAGGCAGTTAGAAGCATAATAAAGTCCATGAACGTGCTTAGGGAATTCGATGATATTATGTCATTTCGGGCCCCCAATCTTCAACTACCCAGTTATCTTTACTCTACTCTCAAGGAAAACGGAATCCTAGTGGACTCATCAAAAGCACGTTACAAAGGATATACGAAAAAGATTTCCTATATCAATGGGGTCCTTGAAGTCCCAACCTCAATCACTTCCTCCCTTCTTAGACTGCCGTGGCGGATTCAGAGGCCCATTCATGATTATTTAAATGAACCAAAGGTCTACTTTGCCCACCCTTGGGAATTTGTATCAATGAAAAATGTTCGCTTTGATTGTCGCTTCAATACGGGAAATAAGGCTCTTGAACTCCTTAAAAGACTCATAGAGTACTATAAAAACCAAAAAGCTGAGTTTATCTTAATGAGAGACTATCCACGCATTTATTAG
- the cobB gene encoding NAD-dependent protein deacetylase, which translates to MLGHAARLLARARFAIAFTGAGISVESGIPTFRGRNGLWKTYRAEELATPEAFKRDPHLVWEFYKWRMRKILEAEPNPAHRTLAELENMGILKAVITQNVDDLHREAGSKKVVELHGNIFRVRCVSCPYKENLKESGRVFEFVREKDLPKCPKCGSLLRPDVVWFGEPLLREALEKAFSLAERADVVLVIGTSGVVYPAAYIPYIVKERGGKVIEINVEKSGITPIVDVFIRGRAGEVMPKLLRRIKDILAGGNHYG; encoded by the coding sequence ATGTTGGGACATGCTGCAAGGCTCCTTGCAAGGGCGAGGTTTGCCATAGCCTTCACTGGAGCCGGTATAAGTGTCGAAAGCGGCATTCCAACGTTCCGCGGCAGGAACGGTCTTTGGAAGACGTACCGGGCTGAAGAACTCGCCACCCCAGAAGCTTTCAAAAGAGACCCGCACCTCGTCTGGGAGTTCTACAAATGGAGGATGAGAAAGATTCTTGAGGCGGAGCCAAACCCCGCCCATAGAACTCTAGCGGAGCTTGAAAACATGGGCATCCTCAAAGCGGTGATAACCCAGAACGTTGACGACCTCCACAGGGAAGCAGGGAGCAAAAAGGTGGTCGAGCTACACGGCAACATCTTCCGCGTCAGGTGCGTTTCATGCCCCTACAAGGAAAACCTCAAAGAGAGCGGCAGGGTCTTCGAGTTCGTCCGCGAGAAGGATCTGCCCAAATGCCCGAAGTGCGGCTCCCTTTTGAGGCCCGACGTCGTGTGGTTTGGCGAGCCGCTGCTGAGGGAAGCTCTTGAGAAGGCCTTCTCCCTGGCTGAGCGTGCCGACGTCGTTCTCGTGATAGGTACGAGCGGCGTCGTTTATCCAGCGGCGTACATCCCCTACATCGTAAAGGAGCGCGGCGGGAAGGTCATCGAGATCAACGTTGAAAAGAGCGGAATAACCCCAATAGTGGATGTTTTCATAAGGGGAAGGGCCGGCGAGGTCATGCCGAAGCTCTTAAGACGGATCAAGGACATCCTGGCAGGCGGGAATCACTACGGTTAA
- a CDS encoding phosphatase PAP2 family protein produces MDRKPAVLGALTGFLLLILALQVMGLMDGVNTYVDSHLPLLSSPWVRVLTDTAGMAFFGLVAVLFIILDIREKRRLSYPTLKFLLSAFLALVAVASLKALLQTPRPGEEMLSPPLLLALKNVDYFAFPSGHTARASVLASYLQERSPRYAPLWWAYAVGIALTRLLLHVHWFGDVLFSLLLGPWAYLLLDVTGPYWLPIYRKVVKSLRLEVFDVERSP; encoded by the coding sequence ATGGACAGAAAACCGGCGGTTCTCGGTGCTCTAACTGGTTTCCTTCTCCTTATCCTGGCCCTTCAGGTTATGGGCCTCATGGACGGGGTGAACACCTACGTAGATTCCCATCTTCCTCTTCTCTCCTCACCATGGGTTAGAGTCCTCACGGATACCGCTGGAATGGCGTTCTTTGGCCTTGTTGCTGTCCTCTTCATTATCCTCGACATCCGGGAGAAGAGGCGCCTCTCATATCCCACCCTCAAGTTCCTCCTCTCGGCGTTCCTAGCCCTTGTAGCTGTCGCCTCCCTGAAGGCCCTTTTGCAGACACCTCGGCCCGGTGAGGAGATGCTTTCGCCCCCCCTTCTCCTTGCCCTCAAGAACGTTGACTACTTTGCCTTCCCCTCGGGCCATACCGCCAGGGCCTCGGTTCTTGCTTCCTACCTTCAGGAACGCTCCCCGAGGTATGCCCCGCTCTGGTGGGCCTACGCCGTTGGAATCGCCCTCACGAGGCTTCTGCTCCACGTCCACTGGTTCGGCGACGTCCTCTTCAGCCTTCTCCTGGGCCCCTGGGCCTACCTGCTCCTAGACGTTACAGGGCCATACTGGCTTCCGATTTACAGGAAGGTCGTAAAATCACTGAGGCTGGAGGTGTTTGACGTTGAACGGTCTCCTTGA
- a CDS encoding TIGR02253 family HAD-type hydrolase: protein MIRAVLFDLDDTLVDTTKLAELARKNAVENMVRHGLPVDFNTAYSELLELINEYGSNFGKHFDYLLRRLDLPQNPKWIAAGVIAYHNTKFAYLRSVKNSKRVLLELKREGYKVAVVTDGDPIKQWEKILRLELDEYFDDVFISDYLGVKKPHPKIFLKALKKLGVKPEEAVMVGDRLYSDIYGAKNVGMTTVWFRYGKYRDREMEYVEYADFTIERLEDLLRIIRGLNHEEEGCPDKEVHAD from the coding sequence ATGATTAGGGCCGTCCTCTTTGATCTTGATGACACCCTCGTGGATACCACAAAACTCGCCGAGCTCGCGAGAAAGAACGCCGTTGAGAACATGGTGAGACACGGGCTTCCCGTTGATTTTAACACCGCTTACAGCGAGCTTCTTGAGCTTATAAACGAGTACGGAAGCAACTTTGGTAAACACTTCGACTACCTGCTCAGGCGGCTTGATCTCCCCCAGAACCCGAAGTGGATAGCTGCTGGGGTGATAGCTTACCATAACACGAAGTTTGCTTACCTCAGGAGTGTGAAGAACTCTAAGAGGGTTCTGCTCGAGCTTAAACGCGAGGGCTACAAGGTAGCGGTCGTGACCGACGGCGACCCTATAAAGCAGTGGGAGAAGATACTTCGGCTGGAGCTGGACGAGTACTTCGACGACGTCTTTATCTCGGACTATCTCGGAGTTAAGAAACCGCACCCCAAGATATTCCTGAAGGCCCTCAAGAAGCTTGGAGTGAAACCAGAAGAGGCCGTCATGGTGGGAGACCGGCTCTATTCGGACATTTACGGCGCCAAGAACGTTGGGATGACGACCGTGTGGTTCAGGTACGGCAAGTACAGGGACAGGGAGATGGAGTACGTTGAGTACGCTGATTTCACCATTGAGAGGCTTGAGGATCTCCTCAGGATAATCAGGGGGTTAAACCATGAAGAAGAGGGCTGTCCAGATAAGGAAGTTCATGCTGATTGA
- a CDS encoding ASCH domain-containing protein, with translation MKKRAVQIRKFMLIDSAYKSRILRGDKVTTIRYGDYEAKPGSEVYLVITPSDTAVAKVRITKVEKKKVRELTNEDARLDGFQDVKELLRELSKIYGELHGDDEVTIIGFEVVKRFEDGIPLKWLKGLNYREPEEIARLYLENQEKLNLNRETDFILRRIYNEGLGRAVRTFGPKRVQQALLKAYHQLYAEGLI, from the coding sequence ATGAAGAAGAGGGCTGTCCAGATAAGGAAGTTCATGCTGATTGACTCGGCCTATAAATCCCGTATACTGCGGGGTGATAAGGTCACCACGATACGCTACGGGGACTACGAAGCGAAGCCGGGAAGCGAGGTCTACCTTGTCATAACGCCGAGCGACACCGCCGTTGCCAAGGTTCGAATAACCAAAGTTGAGAAGAAAAAAGTCAGGGAGCTCACGAACGAAGATGCCAGGCTGGATGGTTTCCAGGACGTTAAAGAGCTTCTCCGTGAGCTTTCAAAGATATACGGCGAGCTTCACGGCGACGATGAGGTTACGATAATAGGCTTCGAAGTTGTTAAGCGCTTCGAGGACGGAATTCCACTTAAGTGGCTTAAGGGGTTAAACTACCGCGAGCCTGAGGAGATAGCGCGTCTCTACCTCGAAAACCAGGAAAAGCTGAACCTCAACAGGGAGACTGACTTCATACTGCGCAGGATTTACAACGAGGGGCTTGGGAGGGCCGTGAGGACTTTCGGGCCGAAGAGGGTCCAGCAGGCGCTCCTCAAGGCTTATCACCAGCTCTACGCGGAAGGACTCATCTGA
- the gyaR gene encoding glyoxylate reductase, with protein sequence MRPKVFITRAIPENGIEMLKEHFEVEVWPEEREIPREVLLEKVRDVDALVTMLSERIDKEVFDAAPRLRIVANYAVGYDNIDVEEATRRGIYVTNTPDVLTDATADFAWTLLLATARRLIEADNFTRSGEWKRRGIAWHPRWFLGYDVYGKTIGIVGFGRIGQAVARRARGFGMRILYYSRTRKPEAEKELGAEFRPLEELLRESDFVVLAVPLTKETQYMINEERMRLMKKTAILVNIARGKVVDTKALIKALKEGWIAGAGLDVYEEEPYYNEELFSLKNVVLAPHIGSATYGAREGMAELVARNLIAFKNGEVPPTLVNKEVLKIRKPGF encoded by the coding sequence ATGAGGCCTAAAGTTTTCATAACCCGTGCAATTCCAGAGAACGGCATCGAGATGCTGAAGGAGCACTTTGAAGTTGAAGTATGGCCCGAAGAGCGCGAGATACCCAGGGAGGTTCTCCTTGAGAAGGTCAGGGACGTAGATGCTCTAGTAACAATGCTGAGCGAGAGAATCGACAAGGAAGTCTTCGACGCCGCTCCGAGGCTGAGGATAGTAGCAAACTACGCGGTCGGCTACGACAACATAGACGTTGAAGAAGCCACGAGGAGGGGCATCTACGTCACCAACACGCCCGACGTCCTGACCGACGCCACGGCGGACTTTGCCTGGACGCTCCTCCTTGCCACGGCCAGGAGACTGATAGAGGCCGACAACTTCACCCGCTCCGGAGAGTGGAAGAGGAGAGGAATTGCCTGGCATCCGCGCTGGTTCCTCGGTTACGACGTTTACGGAAAGACGATAGGGATAGTAGGGTTCGGAAGGATAGGACAGGCAGTTGCTAGGCGTGCAAGGGGTTTTGGTATGAGAATCCTTTACTACTCCAGAACCCGGAAACCGGAGGCCGAGAAAGAGCTTGGGGCCGAATTCAGGCCGCTTGAGGAGCTGTTGAGGGAGAGCGACTTCGTTGTGCTGGCAGTGCCGCTGACGAAGGAAACCCAGTACATGATAAACGAGGAAAGGATGAGGCTCATGAAGAAGACCGCCATACTGGTGAACATAGCACGTGGCAAGGTCGTGGATACAAAGGCCCTCATAAAGGCCCTGAAAGAGGGCTGGATTGCAGGAGCCGGCCTAGACGTCTACGAGGAGGAGCCGTACTACAACGAGGAGCTGTTCAGCCTGAAGAACGTCGTTCTGGCGCCGCACATAGGGAGCGCGACCTATGGGGCCAGAGAGGGCATGGCAGAGCTGGTCGCGAGGAACCTCATAGCGTTCAAGAACGGTGAAGTACCGCCGACTCTCGTGAATAAGGAAGTCTTGAAGATCAGAAAACCCGGCTTCTGA
- a CDS encoding peptidase C69 family protein: MHYGGLTRPSQTASSQISELGKDVHWFTGTSLPCLSIFKPISFEGGIPESESPTNRYNPKNYWWRIEKFHRLFQTNYQKYIESFSEERDELQMEIIRRAREVKENESPAELTKWAFEREKELVEKWEKKIVEGKYSLVYGIRWKKVNERAGI; encoded by the coding sequence ATGCACTACGGTGGTTTAACGAGGCCCTCTCAAACAGCCTCATCCCAAATATCAGAGCTTGGGAAGGATGTACACTGGTTTACGGGGACTTCGCTTCCATGTTTGAGTATCTTCAAGCCGATATCTTTTGAAGGTGGAATTCCAGAGTCAGAGTCACCTACGAACCGCTATAATCCCAAAAACTATTGGTGGAGAATTGAAAAGTTCCACAGGCTGTTCCAGACCAACTATCAAAAGTACATTGAAAGCTTCTCAGAGGAGAGAGATGAGTTGCAGATGGAGATAATAAGAAGGGCGAGGGAAGTTAAAGAGAACGAAAGCCCTGCAGAACTCACAAAATGGGCTTTTGAAAGAGAAAAAGAGCTTGTGGAAAAATGGGAGAAGAAGATCGTTGAAGGCAAGTATTCTTTGGTGTATGGTATAAGGTGGAAGAAGGTGAATGAGAGGGCAGGTATTTAA
- a CDS encoding COG2426 family protein, which produces MNGLLEVFLLSLVPTFEGRYAIVYGIGKGYPLLGTLLTAASGVLILSIVLPALLPLIDRLMLWLEETPFRKIARLYLYYVERARKKARPYVEKWGFIGLTLFVAVPLPGTGVWTGALAAYLFGIEKKQTIPALILGGLLSMGITVGPALGLFG; this is translated from the coding sequence TTGAACGGTCTCCTTGAGGTCTTCCTGCTCTCCCTCGTCCCCACCTTTGAGGGTCGTTATGCAATAGTCTATGGCATTGGGAAGGGGTATCCCCTCCTGGGGACGCTCCTTACGGCGGCTTCTGGTGTTCTAATCCTCTCCATTGTTCTACCAGCCCTTCTTCCTCTGATAGACAGGCTAATGCTCTGGCTTGAAGAGACGCCCTTTAGGAAGATTGCCCGCCTGTATCTCTACTATGTTGAACGGGCAAGAAAGAAGGCACGTCCCTACGTTGAGAAGTGGGGCTTCATAGGTTTGACGCTCTTTGTGGCGGTTCCGCTCCCTGGGACGGGTGTATGGACTGGGGCGCTCGCGGCGTATCTCTTCGGGATTGAGAAGAAGCAGACGATCCCGGCCCTCATACTCGGGGGTCTTCTGAGCATGGGAATAACGGTGGGGCCTGCCCTTGGCCTTTTTGGGTAA